One genomic segment of Natrialbaceae archaeon AArc-T1-2 includes these proteins:
- a CDS encoding ribbon-helix-helix domain-containing protein, whose product MPKISVEIPQELLDDLDEHVGDDGKYVNRSDAIRASIRKNLDILDEIDERHGRLEDEA is encoded by the coding sequence ATGCCGAAGATCAGCGTCGAAATCCCACAGGAACTGCTCGATGACCTCGACGAACACGTCGGCGACGACGGCAAGTACGTCAACCGCAGCGACGCTATTCGCGCATCGATACGGAAGAATCTCGATATCTTAGACGAGATCGACGAACGACACGGCCGCCTCGAGGACGAAGCTTAA
- a CDS encoding 23S rRNA (uridine(2552)-2'-O)-methyltransferase, which yields MTRRDHYYNKAKQEGYRSRAAYKLKQLDDLENVLSRGDTVVDLGAAPGGWLEVAAEEVGPDGTVIGVDLQRIDDFEEYDNVETVRGDMTEERTRDRISDAADGEVDVVLSDMAPNMSGEYSLDQARSLHLARQAFETALELLESGGDFVVKVFQGPDVEAFREDVGEEFQYVRATSPDASRDESSEIYFVGKGRLTAPVRPGDELEVAIEDVGSEGDGIASVEGYRLFVSGTEPGDEVCVRVEDVKPNFGFAERIDG from the coding sequence ATGACACGACGAGACCACTACTACAACAAGGCCAAACAGGAGGGGTATCGCTCCCGAGCGGCCTACAAGCTCAAACAGCTCGACGACCTCGAGAACGTCCTCTCCCGCGGCGACACCGTCGTCGACCTCGGGGCCGCACCGGGGGGCTGGCTCGAGGTCGCCGCCGAGGAAGTCGGGCCCGACGGTACGGTGATCGGGGTCGACCTCCAGCGAATCGACGACTTCGAAGAGTACGACAACGTCGAGACGGTCCGCGGTGACATGACCGAAGAGCGAACCCGCGACCGCATCAGCGACGCCGCCGACGGGGAGGTCGACGTCGTCCTCTCCGATATGGCCCCGAACATGTCCGGCGAGTACTCGCTCGATCAGGCCCGATCCCTGCACCTGGCCCGCCAGGCGTTCGAGACAGCCTTGGAACTACTCGAGTCCGGCGGCGACTTCGTCGTGAAGGTGTTCCAGGGTCCAGACGTCGAAGCGTTTCGCGAGGACGTCGGCGAGGAGTTCCAGTACGTTCGTGCCACGAGTCCCGACGCCTCGCGGGACGAATCCTCCGAGATCTACTTCGTCGGGAAGGGACGACTCACCGCACCGGTCCGGCCCGGCGACGAACTCGAGGTCGCGATCGAAGACGTCGGCAGCGAGGGCGACGGGATCGCAAGCGTCGAGGGCTACCGGCTGTTCGTTTCCGGAACCGAGCCCGGCGACGAGGTGTGCGTTCGCGTCGAAGACGTCAAACCGAACTTCGGGTTCGCCGAGCGGATCGACGGTTAA
- a CDS encoding UPF0175 family protein: MKTVTTRIPEDDEEALAELETELSADRSEVLRRLIRQGLSDWRKEQALDQLRDHRITLRKAAELADVPYVEMLSLAAEEGIDIGYTTDDLERDLDRV, encoded by the coding sequence ATGAAAACAGTCACCACACGCATCCCGGAGGATGACGAGGAAGCTCTCGCCGAACTCGAGACGGAGTTGAGCGCCGATCGGTCGGAGGTGCTTCGCCGCCTGATCCGACAGGGTCTCTCCGACTGGCGCAAGGAGCAGGCACTCGACCAGCTCCGTGACCACCGCATTACGCTGCGGAAGGCGGCGGAGCTGGCGGACGTCCCGTACGTCGAGATGTTGTCCCTCGCCGCCGAAGAGGGGATCGACATCGGGTACACGACGGACGACCTCGAACGCGATCTCGATCGCGTCTAA
- a CDS encoding DNA polymerase sliding clamp yields the protein MFKAIVSADTLSSALDSVSVLVDECKIHLEEEGLEIRAVDPANVGMVDLSLDAAAFESYEADGGLIGVDLSRLEDIAGMAESGQLVQLELDEETRKLHIQIDGLEYTLALIDPDSIRQEPDIPDLDLPAEVVLEGKDVNRSVTAADMVSDHIALGVDEGEGYFYVDAEGDTDDVHLELTAEDLIDIQLGPAHSLFSLEYLKDMNKAIPGDTEVTLELGEEFPIKTHFGFAEGHGQVTYMLAPRIQSD from the coding sequence ATGTTCAAGGCCATCGTGAGCGCGGACACGCTCTCCAGCGCGCTCGATTCGGTCAGCGTGCTGGTCGACGAGTGCAAGATCCACCTCGAGGAAGAGGGCCTCGAGATTCGTGCCGTCGACCCCGCAAACGTCGGGATGGTCGACCTCTCGCTCGATGCGGCCGCGTTCGAATCGTACGAGGCCGACGGCGGGCTCATCGGCGTCGACCTCTCGCGACTCGAGGACATCGCGGGCATGGCCGAATCCGGCCAGCTCGTCCAGCTCGAACTCGACGAGGAGACCCGGAAACTCCACATCCAGATCGACGGCCTGGAGTACACCCTCGCGCTCATCGACCCGGACTCGATCCGACAGGAGCCGGACATCCCCGACCTCGACCTCCCTGCGGAGGTCGTCCTCGAGGGGAAAGACGTCAACCGGTCGGTGACGGCGGCGGACATGGTCTCCGATCACATCGCGTTGGGCGTCGACGAGGGCGAGGGATACTTCTACGTCGACGCGGAGGGTGATACCGACGACGTCCACTTAGAGCTCACCGCCGAGGACCTGATCGACATCCAGCTCGGGCCGGCACACTCGCTGTTTTCACTCGAGTATCTCAAGGACATGAACAAGGCAATTCCAGGTGACACCGAGGTGACGCTCGAACTCGGCGAGGAGTTCCCGATCAAGACACACTTCGGATTCGCCGAGGGACACGGTCAGGTCACGTACATGCTGGCACCGCGTATCCAGAGCGACTGA
- a CDS encoding alpha/beta fold hydrolase, whose amino-acid sequence MPRANSDGVSIYYEHDEGDGDPVAFVQGLGYGRWMWRWQREAVRGAYEVVAPDNRGTGRSADGLSAVVKTLPGRIRTPLLFKLAGYSMSGLAADLEAVLEDAGVSEAHLVGASMGGMIAQQYALEYDRVKTLSLLSTSAGGPDVASVPEETRAQFTDVPADASERERLRHRIRPAFTERFTSRNPHLMDRIVEWRLEQDASDPARTAQAAAVASFDATDHLHRIRVPTLVVHGTDDRVLPFENATLLADTLSNARLERVEGGSHFCFLEDASQVNEAIRTFLAEQT is encoded by the coding sequence ATGCCACGGGCGAACAGCGACGGCGTGTCGATCTACTACGAACACGACGAGGGCGACGGCGATCCGGTCGCGTTCGTCCAGGGGCTGGGTTATGGCCGCTGGATGTGGCGATGGCAACGCGAGGCGGTTCGGGGCGCGTACGAGGTCGTCGCCCCGGACAACCGGGGAACCGGGCGGTCGGCGGACGGCCTCTCGGCGGTCGTCAAAACGCTTCCCGGACGGATTCGAACGCCTCTCCTCTTCAAACTCGCCGGCTACTCGATGTCGGGGCTAGCCGCCGACCTCGAGGCCGTCCTCGAGGACGCCGGCGTCTCCGAGGCCCACCTCGTGGGTGCGAGCATGGGCGGGATGATCGCCCAGCAGTACGCTCTCGAGTACGACCGTGTGAAGACCCTCTCGCTTCTGTCGACGAGTGCAGGCGGTCCCGACGTCGCTTCCGTGCCCGAGGAGACGCGAGCACAGTTCACTGACGTACCGGCGGATGCGTCCGAACGCGAACGGCTCCGTCACCGGATACGACCCGCGTTCACCGAGCGGTTCACCAGCCGGAACCCCCACCTGATGGATCGGATCGTCGAGTGGCGACTGGAGCAGGACGCATCCGATCCCGCCCGCACGGCCCAGGCGGCCGCCGTGGCGAGTTTCGACGCGACCGATCACCTCCATCGAATCCGCGTCCCGACGCTCGTGGTTCACGGGACCGACGATCGCGTGCTTCCGTTCGAGAACGCGACGCTGCTCGCGGACACACTGTCGAACGCCCGCCTCGAGCGCGTCGAGGGAGGATCACACTTCTGTTTCCTCGAGGACGCGTCGCAGGTCAACGAGGCGATCCGAACGTTCCTCGCGGAACAGACGTGA
- a CDS encoding SHOCT domain-containing protein encodes MTLRTIALATLAAIGLFVVLSVVLTLVSIVVGLLTTLVVTVVALAVLVLAAVGLYRIVSWSLDGSSTGRERDSSRDDVGTDGDSLEQLQDRYVEGGLSEAEYERELERLMENDPAGRDRLDLDRDRDLEDSFSSRN; translated from the coding sequence ATGACCCTGCGAACGATCGCACTCGCGACGCTGGCGGCGATCGGTCTGTTCGTCGTCTTGAGTGTCGTGTTGACGCTCGTCTCGATCGTCGTCGGCTTGCTCACCACGCTCGTCGTGACCGTCGTTGCGCTCGCCGTCCTCGTACTCGCCGCCGTCGGTCTCTACCGCATCGTCAGCTGGTCGCTGGACGGATCGTCGACCGGACGAGAACGCGACTCGAGTCGGGACGACGTCGGGACGGATGGTGACTCGCTTGAACAACTGCAGGACCGGTACGTCGAGGGTGGGCTCTCCGAAGCGGAGTACGAACGCGAACTCGAGCGCCTCATGGAGAACGACCCGGCCGGCCGGGACAGACTGGACCTGGATCGCGATCGCGACCTCGAGGACTCGTTCTCGAGCCGGAACTGA
- the priL gene encoding DNA primase regulatory subunit PriL, producing the protein MQRLHARYPFLEGAREAVATEAVDLATVVERDGAVVDRACERVLAALEDGDTGEPRRDVRTELLSYPVARVLVSLVDERVLVRKYAWAEATVAYDRITDDLEDTTELKSVASAGIDLETLLAEFDLEASARETGDGYRIEDATYLSLAATLRDDEWRLVNRALANGEVPVSESELLVLLREAIRGRVADGLPFDVPEAIAAELEDEVATIRDALADLELTREIDTVVPELFPPCMKALLDAIQQGEHLPHHSRFAITAFLTSIGMDTDEIVELYRVNSAFGEEMTRYQTDHIRGETSPTEYSAPSCATMQSYGDCVNKDDRCERIAHPMAYYESRLDETDEDDLEDWREATAEDS; encoded by the coding sequence ATGCAGCGACTGCACGCCCGGTACCCGTTTCTCGAGGGAGCTCGCGAGGCCGTCGCCACGGAGGCCGTCGACCTCGCGACCGTCGTCGAGCGGGACGGGGCGGTCGTCGACAGGGCCTGTGAGCGGGTGCTGGCCGCCCTCGAAGACGGCGACACGGGCGAGCCACGGCGGGACGTCCGCACCGAGTTGCTCTCGTACCCGGTCGCGCGGGTGCTCGTCTCGCTGGTCGACGAACGAGTGCTCGTCCGCAAGTACGCCTGGGCGGAAGCCACCGTGGCGTACGACCGCATCACCGACGACCTCGAGGACACGACGGAGCTCAAAAGCGTCGCGTCAGCCGGCATCGACCTCGAGACGCTGCTCGCCGAGTTCGACCTCGAGGCGTCGGCCAGGGAGACGGGAGACGGCTACCGGATCGAGGACGCGACGTACCTGTCGCTTGCGGCTACCCTGCGAGACGACGAGTGGCGACTCGTCAATCGCGCACTCGCCAACGGCGAGGTTCCCGTCTCGGAGAGCGAACTCCTCGTCTTGCTCCGGGAGGCGATCCGCGGGCGCGTCGCGGACGGACTGCCCTTCGACGTCCCCGAGGCGATCGCGGCCGAACTCGAGGACGAGGTCGCGACGATCCGGGACGCGCTCGCGGACCTCGAGTTGACACGCGAGATCGACACCGTCGTTCCCGAGCTGTTCCCGCCGTGTATGAAGGCGCTGCTCGATGCCATCCAGCAGGGCGAACACCTGCCACATCACTCCCGATTTGCGATCACCGCGTTTCTCACCAGCATCGGGATGGATACCGACGAGATCGTCGAGCTCTACCGGGTCAACTCCGCGTTTGGCGAGGAAATGACTCGCTACCAGACCGACCACATCCGCGGGGAGACCTCGCCGACTGAGTACTCCGCCCCTTCGTGTGCGACGATGCAGTCCTACGGCGACTGTGTCAACAAAGACGATCGCTGTGAACGGATCGCCCATCCGATGGCCTACTACGAGAGCCGCCTCGACGAGACGGACGAAGACGACCTCGAGGACTGGCGGGAGGCGACGGCCGAGGATTCCTGA
- a CDS encoding DMT family transporter has protein sequence MSRTRTIAYFLLASVFFGGTFVAARAGQAYIPPLLFVAIRFDLAAILLLAYAYHTAIGDEFVPRTRGDLVGIVAAGVLTIGLANALLFVGQGYVTSAVGAIAFSLVPIFSPVLAAVLLSDERLSPVGAVGSLVGLAGVGMVVGIDPGNLLATLEGGAVIVLIGAFSAALGAVLIRRSPSTISSTARVAWGLPLSALLLHGMSAAAGESVAAIEWTTTAIVSLAYVTVFAGALAYIAYFALLEDVGVIHSSLTFYASPIVAALGGWLFLGESITAVTVAGFATIVLGFAVLGHETLLPALRRLGSRRLGIPASSEDGHSGGFECKSD, from the coding sequence ATGAGCCGGACGCGAACGATCGCCTACTTCCTGCTTGCGAGTGTCTTCTTCGGCGGCACGTTCGTCGCCGCCAGGGCCGGCCAGGCGTACATCCCGCCGCTGCTTTTCGTCGCGATCCGGTTCGACCTCGCGGCGATCCTGTTGCTCGCGTACGCCTACCACACCGCAATCGGCGACGAGTTCGTTCCCCGGACCCGTGGCGACCTCGTCGGCATCGTCGCCGCTGGCGTGTTGACGATCGGGCTGGCGAACGCCTTGCTGTTCGTCGGGCAGGGCTACGTGACGAGCGCGGTGGGTGCGATCGCGTTCAGCCTCGTTCCCATTTTCTCGCCAGTGCTCGCCGCCGTCTTGCTCTCGGACGAACGGCTCTCCCCGGTCGGCGCGGTCGGCTCGCTCGTCGGGCTGGCCGGCGTCGGGATGGTGGTCGGGATCGACCCCGGCAACCTGCTGGCGACGCTCGAGGGTGGCGCGGTCATCGTCCTGATCGGCGCGTTCAGCGCCGCACTCGGAGCCGTGTTGATCCGTCGCTCGCCGTCGACGATCTCGAGTACGGCCCGGGTCGCGTGGGGGCTGCCACTAAGTGCGCTCTTGCTTCACGGGATGAGTGCCGCCGCCGGCGAGTCGGTCGCGGCGATCGAGTGGACCACGACCGCGATCGTCTCGCTTGCCTACGTCACCGTCTTCGCCGGCGCGCTCGCGTACATCGCCTACTTCGCGTTGCTCGAGGACGTCGGCGTCATCCACTCGAGTCTGACCTTCTACGCCAGCCCGATCGTCGCGGCGCTTGGGGGCTGGCTGTTTCTCGGCGAGTCGATCACCGCCGTCACGGTCGCCGGCTTCGCCACGATCGTCCTCGGTTTCGCAGTACTCGGCCACGAGACGCTCCTACCGGCGCTTCGCCGCCTCGGCTCGCGTCGGCTCGGAATACCGGCAAGCAGCGAGGACGGCCACAGCGGCGGCTTCGAGTGCAAAAGCGATTGA
- a CDS encoding helix-turn-helix transcriptional regulator gives MDPALEEVEFLARSTNRVEVLAALADQPRTRRDLESVTGASQPTLGRILRDFEDRRWVERTDEGYTATATGRLVAEGIVDLRETVETELKLRDVIEWLPTAEMDVDLRRFRDATITVPTETRPSAPVGRSLELVRDADCVRSVSHAFNDRSLDLLRRRTTEGEATFEGVFAASAIEAVTDDAVLCRRFRELVDSENATIRVYDGAVPLAVTIADDVVSLLVRDDDGVLQAAVDTDDEAVREWARETHERYWTDSRPLEVADLEE, from the coding sequence ATGGACCCCGCACTCGAGGAGGTCGAGTTTCTCGCTCGTTCTACGAACCGCGTCGAGGTGCTGGCAGCGCTTGCCGACCAGCCACGGACGCGGCGCGACCTCGAGTCGGTGACTGGAGCCTCACAGCCGACCCTCGGGCGGATCCTCCGGGACTTCGAGGATCGACGGTGGGTCGAGCGGACCGACGAGGGGTATACGGCGACGGCAACCGGTCGGCTCGTCGCCGAGGGGATCGTGGACTTACGCGAGACCGTCGAGACGGAGCTGAAACTCCGGGACGTGATCGAGTGGCTGCCGACGGCGGAGATGGACGTCGATCTGCGTCGGTTCCGGGACGCGACGATCACTGTCCCGACCGAGACGCGCCCGAGCGCGCCGGTCGGACGATCGCTCGAGCTCGTCCGGGACGCCGACTGCGTCCGGTCGGTCTCACACGCGTTCAACGATCGCAGCCTGGACCTACTGCGCCGGCGGACGACCGAGGGCGAGGCCACCTTCGAGGGCGTCTTCGCGGCAAGTGCGATCGAGGCGGTCACCGACGACGCGGTGCTCTGTCGGCGCTTCCGGGAGCTGGTCGACTCGGAGAACGCGACGATCCGGGTCTACGACGGCGCGGTCCCGCTCGCGGTGACGATCGCCGACGACGTCGTGAGCCTGCTCGTACGCGACGACGACGGCGTCCTCCAGGCGGCAGTGGACACCGACGACGAGGCGGTCCGTGAGTGGGCCCGGGAGACCCACGAGCGCTACTGGACCGATTCGCGGCCGCTCGAGGTGGCCGATCTCGAGGAGTGA